Proteins encoded by one window of Chryseobacterium sp. POL2:
- a CDS encoding helix-turn-helix transcriptional regulator: MSSNKNALIRYKTLDKCLKNKYRKYTLEDLMDECSEALFEFEEKESFVSKRTVQLDLQNMRSEKFGYEAPIEVYERKFYRYSDPDYSIHNIQVNESDLKAMNNAIQILKQFKDFSMFKEMNGVIQKLEDSVNSVQQKSIIHLDKNEQLKGLEHIDILYQAILNKKVLRILYKSFTAREANYMTVHPQLLKEYNNRWFLICWHKNKIYNLALDRILEISIDEKSDYINREFNADRYFGEVIGATVSETQRPQNVIFRMVRKQAPYVITKPFHHSQEIIKEDENYITFRIRVQLNFELERMILGMGEFITVLKPNKLRERIQKSVRLASINYDSEIQDNN, from the coding sequence ATGTCTTCTAATAAAAACGCTTTAATCCGCTACAAAACGCTCGACAAATGCTTAAAAAACAAGTATCGAAAATATACTTTGGAAGATTTAATGGACGAATGTTCGGAAGCTTTGTTTGAGTTTGAAGAAAAAGAATCTTTCGTGAGCAAACGTACTGTACAACTGGATTTACAGAATATGCGTAGTGAAAAATTCGGTTATGAAGCGCCCATTGAAGTCTATGAACGCAAATTTTACCGTTACAGCGATCCCGATTACAGCATTCATAATATCCAAGTGAATGAAAGCGACTTGAAAGCGATGAATAACGCGATCCAAATTTTAAAACAATTCAAAGATTTTTCGATGTTTAAGGAAATGAATGGTGTGATTCAAAAACTGGAAGATTCTGTGAATTCTGTTCAGCAAAAATCCATTATCCATTTAGATAAAAATGAGCAATTAAAAGGTTTAGAACATATTGATATTTTGTATCAAGCCATTTTGAACAAGAAAGTTCTTCGAATTTTGTATAAAAGTTTTACTGCACGAGAAGCCAATTACATGACGGTTCATCCGCAATTACTGAAAGAATACAACAACCGTTGGTTTTTGATTTGTTGGCATAAAAACAAAATTTACAACCTCGCTTTAGACCGAATATTAGAAATATCAATTGATGAAAAATCAGATTACATCAATAGAGAATTCAATGCTGATCGGTATTTCGGAGAAGTAATTGGTGCCACGGTTTCGGAAACACAACGACCACAAAATGTGATTTTCAGAATGGTGAGAAAACAAGCGCCTTACGTTATTACAAAGCCTTTTCATCATTCGCAAGAGATTATTAAAGAAGACGAAAATTATATTACTTTCCGAATTCGGGTGCAACTTAATTTCGAACTAGAGCGTATGATTTTGGGAATGGGCGAATTTATCACCGTTTTAAAACCCAATAAACTACGAGAGAGAATCCAGAAAAGTGTGAGATTGGCGAGTATAAATTACGACTCCGAAATCCAAGATAACAATTAA
- a CDS encoding RtcB family protein: MKITGNELIALGFQPQKWFAEALEYINENQLEENEMMDYLEQFKSTDPIPLHENPIDFIVNIRAEHESETDNVEKVINTMNVLMKTPTLISGAIMPDACPTGPEGNIPVGGVVAAKNAIHPGFHSADICCSVMLTDFGKVDPKEVLDAAHSITHFGYGGRPRGEQMEMSQELMDAFRENIFLNDEKLISIARSHMGTQGDGNHFLFVGISKNTGNTMMVTHHGSRAPGAALYDKGMKVANRFRMELSPETLKENAWIPFETEEGQEYWNALQLIRKWTKENHEAIHNATLEQLNIEKLDRYWNEHNFVFRDGDTFYHAKGATPLDDKFLPDITGPRLIPLNMAEPVLIVSGAANERNLGFAPHGAGRNFSRTQHKRSLAHKTIEEVFEEETQGLDVRFFTNDIDISELPSAYKNAQNVRAQIEEFGLCEVIDEVLPYGCIMAGDVQKNASWKKKKFRK; this comes from the coding sequence ATGAAAATTACAGGAAACGAATTAATCGCTTTAGGATTTCAACCCCAAAAATGGTTTGCTGAAGCTTTAGAATACATCAACGAAAATCAGTTAGAAGAAAATGAAATGATGGACTATTTGGAGCAGTTCAAATCTACAGATCCAATTCCGTTGCATGAAAATCCAATTGATTTCATAGTCAACATTCGAGCGGAACACGAATCTGAAACCGACAATGTTGAAAAAGTAATCAACACGATGAACGTTTTAATGAAAACACCTACTTTGATTTCGGGAGCGATTATGCCAGATGCTTGTCCGACTGGACCAGAAGGAAATATTCCTGTTGGTGGTGTGGTGGCGGCGAAAAATGCCATTCATCCAGGTTTTCATTCGGCGGATATTTGTTGTTCGGTGATGTTGACGGATTTTGGGAAAGTTGATCCTAAAGAAGTATTAGATGCGGCACATTCTATCACGCATTTCGGATATGGCGGAAGACCACGAGGTGAGCAAATGGAAATGTCTCAGGAATTGATGGATGCTTTCAGAGAAAATATTTTTTTGAATGATGAAAAATTGATTTCAATCGCACGTTCGCATATGGGAACTCAAGGGGACGGAAACCATTTCTTGTTCGTAGGAATTTCTAAAAATACAGGAAATACAATGATGGTAACACATCATGGTTCCAGAGCTCCAGGTGCTGCTTTGTACGATAAAGGAATGAAAGTCGCCAACCGTTTCCGAATGGAACTTTCTCCAGAAACTTTGAAAGAAAATGCTTGGATTCCTTTTGAAACCGAAGAAGGACAAGAATATTGGAACGCTTTGCAATTGATAAGAAAATGGACAAAAGAAAACCATGAAGCCATTCATAACGCAACTTTAGAACAATTAAATATTGAAAAACTTGATAGATATTGGAACGAACATAACTTCGTATTCAGAGATGGAGATACTTTCTACCATGCCAAAGGTGCGACGCCGCTTGACGACAAATTTCTTCCTGACATCACAGGTCCACGATTGATTCCTCTGAATATGGCAGAACCTGTGTTGATTGTAAGTGGTGCTGCAAACGAGAGAAATTTAGGTTTCGCACCTCACGGAGCAGGGAGAAATTTTAGCAGAACGCAACATAAAAGATCGTTGGCTCATAAAACCATCGAGGAAGTTTTTGAGGAAGAAACCCAAGGATTGGATGTACGATTTTTCACCAATGATATTGATATTTCTGAACTTCCAAGTGCTTACAAAAATGCCCAGAATGTTCGTGCTCAAATTGAAGAGTTTGGCTTGTGCGAAGTCATCGACGAGGTTTTACCTTACGGATGTATTATGGCAGGTGATGTGCAGAAAAATGCGTCTTGGAAGAAGAAGAAATTTAGAAAGTAG